One Astatotilapia calliptera chromosome 1, fAstCal1.2, whole genome shotgun sequence DNA segment encodes these proteins:
- the LOC113026156 gene encoding protein C19orf12 homolog isoform X2: MKNSVKGGIKTGGCAVVGGLVGGPPGFAVGAAIGGIYSWKTSDDFKPLPQILREMPPAQLDELLKSVMAILVHLKWETVEGLIDYVMKDIPLKKAIIDELKRRVKTLT, from the exons ATGAAGAACTCGGTGAAAGGAGGAATTAAGACCGGAGGATGTGCGGTTGTTGGTGGGCTGGTTGGTGGACCTCCGGGGTTTGCTGTGG GTGCAGCCATCGGAGGCATCTACAGCTGGAAGACCAGTGACGATTTCAAGCCTCTGCCTCAGATCCTGCGCGAGATGCCTCCTGCTCAATTGGACGAGCTCCTTAAATCAGTCATGGCTATTTTAGTTCATCTGAAATGGGAAACTGTAGAGGGCCTCATTGATTATGTGATGAAAGACATTCCTCTCAAGAAAGCAATCATTGATGAGTTAAAGCGCAGGGTGAAAACTTTAACCTGA
- the LOC113026156 gene encoding protein C19orf12-like isoform X1, with product MNDKIKKDLQQLLDKLWSEPDLKVTMKNSVKGGIKTGGCAVVGGLVGGPPGFAVGAAIGGIYSWKTSDDFKPLPQILREMPPAQLDELLKSVMAILVHLKWETVEGLIDYVMKDIPLKKAIIDELKRRVKTLT from the exons ATGAacgacaaaataaaaaaagatctcCAACAACTGCTCGACAAATTATGGTCTGAGCCAGATCTCAAGGTCACCATGAAGAACTCGGTGAAAGGAGGAATTAAGACCGGAGGATGTGCGGTTGTTGGTGGGCTGGTTGGTGGACCTCCGGGGTTTGCTGTGG GTGCAGCCATCGGAGGCATCTACAGCTGGAAGACCAGTGACGATTTCAAGCCTCTGCCTCAGATCCTGCGCGAGATGCCTCCTGCTCAATTGGACGAGCTCCTTAAATCAGTCATGGCTATTTTAGTTCATCTGAAATGGGAAACTGTAGAGGGCCTCATTGATTATGTGATGAAAGACATTCCTCTCAAGAAAGCAATCATTGATGAGTTAAAGCGCAGGGTGAAAACTTTAACCTGA